AGAACCGATCATACTCTTAATAGCATGTTCCCGAAAATCATAGGTTCGGGCTAAGCAATACACAAAATAAGAACTTACTCTAATTCCTCTTAGAACAATAAACTCTGTTGAACCACAGGCTACTTCTTCTTGCTGAAGAAAATTAACGTAAGCAGTTTTCCCATTCTCTAAGCAAGGAGTGATTCGAGCAAAAAGAGTATCACCATTACGAAATTTCCCCGAAGTAGGCTTGTCTCGATTCTCAACCTCCCTTAAATTGATCGTCATACCCGTTTCCGAGAGACTGGACATAGGAACATACCGAATTTCTTTTCCTTTTTCCACACGTTCTGCTGGGTTTATTTCAATAATTTCAGGCACAAACACTCTTCTCCATCCAATTGGAACTCCATCAATGATTTTCACATGCTCATGCCCGGGAAATCGTAAATCGACAAACCATTCCTTGTAGAGCAATCGGACTGACTCTTCCAAGAGAGCTATACGACGTTTGTTGTTTTCAATCAAGTAATCATAGGGAGAAAGAACTTCAATTATTTGTCTCTGTATGCTTCGTTCAGGGATAGGGACTGAGATTTGAGAAAGAACCTTTTGATTTAAATTGGATATATTTGTCCCACTTCCTAGTAATGATAATCTCTTGCGAAACTCAGACGATCTAAAAAAATACGCGTAAAATTTAGCCTCAACCTCAATAGATAAGCGAGCACGGATACAAAAGGCAGAAAACGATAAGTTTGCAGGTGGGTCTTCCACAAGTAATGAGCGGCCAACTAGATCCCTATTACCATTACTCCTTACGAAAAGAATATCACCATTTTGTAAAAATGAATCATCATTGACTCCTACCGCACTAATCTCTCCAAGAGAACTATAATCTGGAACAAATCGATCTCCAAAATCTTTTACGTTTATCATTAGGAGACCTGTTCCTTCATTTTCTTTTGTATAATTTAGTCCATTTCTGAATTCTGCAATTTGGCCAAGCATAATTTCCTTCCAAGTCATACTCCAAGCTCCTTAAAATTCTGCATAATCTTGGTTGCTAACTCTATTGCCTCAGCATTTAGTCCTTCTAACTCAACATGTATGTCTCGTAGGGCTTCTTCAAAATCAAAGTCTTCATCCACTTTTTCAGGTGCCACACCGACATATCGTCCTGGTGTAAGGCTCCACTCGTTCGCTTCCAGTTCTTCTTTTCCAACCAGTTTAACAAGTCCCTCTACATCTCGATACACGCCATCTGGGAAACGTTGAGTCAGCCATAATGCTTGTTTATGAAAGTAACGCACTTTTTTTAGTTGCTCAACTAATTCCTGACAAGCAACATCTGCTTCTTTCCGAGCCTTTGTTATATCACGACCAACCCATAATTTGCTATCTTTAGCATTTAAATCGTTCTCGCAGATTTCAATCACACGGTTAGTTAATTTATAGAGCATGTCAGCATGTTTCACGAGATCGCGACTCTGATCAGACAGCGAAATGAGGCACTCTGTTTTGTCCTTAAGAACAGAATTACTCTTTGCGCAATTCTCCCACACTGCTCGTTCCTTATCTAGTTTCATGCGGTAATCTTCTACATTATTTGAAAAGACCTGCAATCCATCTTTGAGCTCGTGAAATTCTGCGAACTTTAATTTTTCTTCCTGAACCGTTTGAAGAAAAGGTTGTAAGACTAATTGTAGATTTTTAATTTTATCTATATAGCCTTTTAACAAGTTACTGTTTTGTTCACTATCATCTACTCGATTAAAACAATCTTCAGCCTCATTAAATGTCTGTACTAGATATCTTTCTACTAATTTAGAAAATCTCTCGTTTTCTCCTCGATATAACCAGACAATTGATAGTAGATTTTCCAATTGTTCCGGGCTAAAGTCGTAAATTTTGCGGGTTACTTTACGGTAGATATTACGTGCATCCAGCATCAATACTTTATCTTTTTGATTCTCTGGTTTTGCACGATTAAGGAACCATAACTCACACGGAACAGATCGTGTGTAAAAGAAATTGGAGCGAATGGCTACCATGATATCGACCGATCCTGTTTCAATAAGTTTACGGCGGACAATTGCCTCATCACGACCAGAACTGGAAGCCTGCGACGACATAACAAAGCCAGCTCGCCCATTTTCATTCAGGTAACTATAGAAATAGCTGATCCATAAGTAGTTTCCGTTTGAGACCTTGCCACTTTTATTGAT
This genomic stretch from Brevibacillus brevis harbors:
- a CDS encoding restriction endonuclease subunit S translates to MTWKEIMLGQIAEFRNGLNYTKENEGTGLLMINVKDFGDRFVPDYSSLGEISAVGVNDDSFLQNGDILFVRSNGNRDLVGRSLLVEDPPANLSFSAFCIRARLSIEVEAKFYAYFFRSSEFRKRLSLLGSGTNISNLNQKVLSQISVPIPERSIQRQIIEVLSPYDYLIENNKRRIALLEESVRLLYKEWFVDLRFPGHEHVKIIDGVPIGWRRVFVPEIIEINPAERVEKGKEIRYVPMSSLSETGMTINLREVENRDKPTSGKFRNGDTLFARITPCLENGKTAYVNFLQQEEVACGSTEFIVLRGIRVSSYFVYCLARTYDFREHAIKSMIGSSGRQRVQISCFNEFQLVLPPNPLLEQFNEVARNCFESLANLQRQNDILIEARDLLLPRLMKGEIQL
- a CDS encoding N-6 DNA methylase, producing the protein MAQLENIEAIEKKLWGAADTLRANSNYASNEYFMPVMGLIFLRHAYSRYLSVKDEIIVNLPKRGGKTRELTKEDFSQKGSIFLREKAQFDNLVALPDSEDRAKAIIEAMESIEEDYETLRGVLPKSEYQELDNEVLGQLLRTLNPEELKRATGDIFGRIYEYFLTQFADQKAHDGGEFFTPVSLVSFIANVLEPKNGTILDPACGSGGMFVQSAHFVERLQENPAERLTFYGMEKNPTTIRLAKMNLAVHGLEGNIQKAITYYEDPMGVRGNIDFVMANPPFNVDEVDADKIKQDPRLPFGLPGINKSGKVSNGNYLWISYFYSYLNENGRAGFVMSSQASSSGRDEAIVRRKLIETGSVDIMVAIRSNFFYTRSVPCELWFLNRAKPENQKDKVLMLDARNIYRKVTRKIYDFSPEQLENLLSIVWLYRGENERFSKLVERYLVQTFNEAEDCFNRVDDSEQNSNLLKGYIDKIKNLQLVLQPFLQTVQEEKLKFAEFHELKDGLQVFSNNVEDYRMKLDKERAVWENCAKSNSVLKDKTECLISLSDQSRDLVKHADMLYKLTNRVIEICENDLNAKDSKLWVGRDITKARKEADVACQELVEQLKKVRYFHKQALWLTQRFPDGVYRDVEGLVKLVGKEELEANEWSLTPGRYVGVAPEKVDEDFDFEEALRDIHVELEGLNAEAIELATKIMQNFKELGV